In Leptolyngbya sp. SIO1E4, one DNA window encodes the following:
- a CDS encoding serine hydrolase has translation MAIAMGGLRPLFLTKILQNSTSPRPETGPSQSPSERLQAQVRSEVDTLPIPELTQGMGDLAPYFTLVQLTHQMQQRIEMEAVAEANLKRSKELAVQGIATRDAGREDGEESLEELQQQEYLWESAIRQLDQIPETSMFAELAAEKRADYDAILDPVAEDIDQYQSAFLAEIAEATGRPRAIRISICHLSGECRDYQGDVPPASPASLIKVPVAVVLMHKVIAEGIDLDESTYIDPHNWTENANGAKIYVRHEYPLREVMVRMLKESNNIATNQLLDYIGWDYLDQALQEMGYSTTKVRTKLIGDRTAPTRNRRVGSNVMNSNEVTEMMRQIYTFTNPGDEEILEGMVGQYDWDFGYMAVRQLKSKRVAWIGEKTGQNSKVIGSSMAVKIDDERYVMTVTIDNSANQKMLRQVIGDVIQAILTEGHLVRTER, from the coding sequence GTGGCAATTGCCATGGGTGGGCTGAGGCCGCTGTTCCTCACCAAAATCTTGCAAAATTCAACCTCACCTCGTCCTGAAACTGGGCCGTCCCAATCGCCGTCCGAGAGGTTGCAGGCACAAGTGCGATCCGAAGTGGATACGTTACCAATACCAGAGCTGACCCAAGGCATGGGGGATTTGGCCCCTTACTTTACCCTGGTGCAGCTGACCCATCAAATGCAGCAACGCATTGAGATGGAAGCGGTGGCAGAAGCTAATCTCAAACGCTCTAAGGAACTCGCTGTTCAGGGGATTGCAACTCGGGATGCTGGCCGAGAAGATGGCGAAGAGTCTTTAGAAGAGCTGCAGCAGCAAGAATACCTCTGGGAATCTGCGATTCGCCAACTGGATCAAATTCCTGAAACGTCTATGTTTGCAGAGCTGGCCGCTGAAAAGCGAGCGGACTATGACGCGATCTTAGATCCGGTTGCAGAAGACATTGACCAGTACCAGTCTGCATTCTTGGCTGAAATTGCAGAGGCGACAGGACGTCCCCGCGCTATTCGCATTTCGATCTGTCATCTATCCGGGGAATGTCGAGATTATCAAGGGGATGTACCGCCTGCGAGTCCTGCCAGCTTGATTAAGGTACCGGTTGCAGTCGTGCTGATGCACAAGGTCATAGCTGAGGGCATTGACTTGGATGAGTCTACTTACATTGACCCCCACAACTGGACTGAGAATGCGAATGGTGCCAAGATTTATGTCCGTCATGAGTATCCACTGCGGGAAGTCATGGTGCGAATGCTTAAAGAGAGCAACAATATCGCCACCAACCAGCTGCTTGACTACATTGGCTGGGACTATCTGGATCAAGCCCTACAAGAAATGGGGTACTCCACAACTAAGGTGCGCACGAAGTTAATTGGAGATCGCACCGCTCCGACCCGTAACCGCAGAGTTGGCTCTAACGTCATGAACTCCAATGAAGTGACGGAGATGATGCGCCAGATCTATACGTTCACCAACCCTGGGGACGAAGAAATCTTGGAGGGCATGGTAGGGCAATATGACTGGGATTTTGGCTATATGGCTGTGCGTCAGCTCAAAAGCAAGCGCGTGGCCTGGATCGGCGAGAAAACCGGACAAAACTCTAAGGTGATTGGCAGTTCGATGGCGGTCAAAATTGATGATGAGCGCTACGTCATGACGGTCACCATTGACAACAGCGCCAATCAAAAGATGCTGCGCCAGGTCATTGGGGACGTCATTCAGGCCATTCTCACTGAGGGGCATCTCGTCAGAACTGAGCGATGA
- a CDS encoding CapA family protein, whose protein sequence is MSTKALAAAGQFRAIACWLNEPLIPQGIYVQVQQDNRPGCLLIVAEFERPPEPKRLTQYLCHLVWQLNSPVIEGIHLVARSVGQAKTLWEHRVRIMTPALKARLSRQQGSGQHASPMPPAIAHKRPSQPPPRLVAHHLKTLRAFMLTGSAVAAFVFGCLVEIVMSPGQEPSLPLQNRRTSQAEVRTPESGPSDSVNLPNTQTVFAHHAPNTAATSQPEATPAAQTTSVSYRVQPNRPNVVNSTLEPVGVIQHERLLNPAEQTVTLVFGGDVSLDDLPYSDYETDEQLLSGISAYQQADVAMVNLDASLATAATSLEEELLDLQRPDVINLLKAGGVDIVSLTSEEVLAFGEQGLAETLETLDRNGIYRVGAGRSEREARRPEILDVKGQRIAYLSYDRTESKSARGAAGGVNAPDKQEIVADIQAIRDEVDWLVVNYRWTENIPEKPADFQTNLARLAIDQGADLVVGHHPTQLQGAEIYKGRPIAYSLGDFVFGKPTETTTPESAVLQVSLRDRQMKVDLIPVKVRDGQPQRVNESEAAAIFSKIQAASKDFETPMSASVVLDAQPIPQPEVTPPDAADSDQESPFVDEPTPETDHSPLPETEAGPFQDSPDEPLLNVPLAPGEASGVEMEPIPEGLLDNWGPKNGSGTLYEPESVLPENSRFKPTKPAVEAPGSKQVTETEPAEDTASAEETLEAPAPMPTPEAEKVPAEGAIAPYSEPLIGPLSALPPDFDPIAAELERLPKPGALVTQEHPGLPQARVLEPLNSLKATPEKPLVIDVQKQAIVSPLSQD, encoded by the coding sequence TTGTCCACCAAGGCTCTAGCCGCAGCGGGTCAGTTTCGAGCAATTGCGTGTTGGCTCAATGAGCCGCTGATACCTCAAGGAATTTATGTGCAGGTTCAGCAGGATAATCGCCCAGGGTGTTTGCTCATTGTGGCAGAGTTTGAGCGCCCGCCAGAACCCAAACGTTTAACTCAGTACCTATGCCACTTAGTGTGGCAACTGAACTCCCCGGTCATTGAGGGCATTCACTTGGTCGCTCGCTCGGTGGGGCAAGCCAAAACCCTTTGGGAGCATCGTGTCCGGATCATGACGCCTGCCTTGAAGGCTCGGCTCAGCCGTCAGCAGGGGTCAGGGCAGCATGCGTCGCCCATGCCACCCGCGATCGCCCATAAACGCCCTAGTCAGCCCCCGCCAAGATTGGTTGCCCATCATCTAAAAACGCTGCGGGCCTTTATGCTGACCGGTTCAGCAGTGGCAGCCTTTGTTTTTGGCTGTTTGGTCGAGATCGTGATGTCACCGGGTCAGGAACCCTCCCTCCCTTTACAAAATCGCCGTACCTCTCAAGCTGAGGTACGCACCCCAGAATCTGGGCCATCAGACAGCGTGAATTTACCCAATACGCAGACAGTCTTTGCCCATCACGCGCCCAACACGGCGGCCACCAGTCAGCCTGAAGCAACGCCTGCAGCCCAGACAACCTCTGTTTCTTATCGGGTGCAGCCTAATCGCCCTAATGTCGTGAACAGTACCTTAGAGCCGGTTGGGGTCATCCAGCATGAACGCCTGCTTAATCCAGCTGAGCAGACCGTCACCCTAGTGTTTGGGGGAGACGTCAGCCTCGATGATTTGCCCTACAGCGATTATGAGACTGACGAACAGCTCCTGTCTGGCATCTCGGCTTACCAACAGGCGGATGTAGCCATGGTGAATTTAGATGCTTCCCTGGCAACGGCGGCAACTTCTTTGGAGGAAGAGCTGCTTGATCTCCAGCGCCCAGATGTCATTAACCTTCTCAAAGCCGGTGGCGTTGACATCGTCAGCTTGACGAGTGAAGAAGTGCTGGCCTTTGGGGAACAAGGCCTGGCCGAAACCCTGGAAACCCTGGATCGAAATGGGATTTATCGGGTGGGGGCCGGACGCAGTGAGCGGGAAGCACGCCGACCGGAGATTTTGGATGTCAAAGGGCAGCGCATTGCCTATTTGAGCTACGACCGTACTGAAAGCAAGTCGGCTCGCGGGGCCGCAGGCGGCGTCAATGCGCCCGATAAGCAAGAGATTGTCGCAGACATCCAGGCCATTCGAGATGAAGTAGACTGGCTCGTTGTTAATTATCGCTGGACAGAAAACATTCCTGAGAAGCCTGCTGATTTCCAAACGAATCTGGCTCGGCTTGCCATTGATCAAGGGGCTGACCTGGTTGTCGGGCATCATCCCACCCAGCTGCAGGGGGCAGAAATCTATAAAGGGCGTCCCATTGCTTACTCGTTAGGAGATTTCGTCTTTGGCAAGCCAACGGAGACAACAACACCGGAATCGGCAGTCTTGCAGGTATCTTTGCGCGATCGCCAGATGAAGGTGGATTTGATTCCTGTTAAGGTTCGTGATGGCCAGCCACAACGGGTCAATGAATCAGAAGCCGCTGCTATCTTCAGTAAGATACAGGCAGCCTCCAAGGACTTTGAAACACCGATGTCTGCGTCTGTTGTCTTGGATGCTCAACCCATTCCCCAGCCTGAGGTTACGCCCCCCGATGCTGCCGACTCCGACCAAGAGAGTCCATTTGTCGATGAACCGACACCAGAAACCGATCACAGTCCCCTGCCAGAGACGGAGGCTGGCCCCTTCCAGGATTCTCCAGATGAACCGCTGTTAAATGTCCCCTTAGCCCCTGGCGAAGCATCTGGGGTTGAAATGGAGCCTATCCCAGAAGGGCTGTTAGACAATTGGGGACCCAAAAACGGATCTGGCACGCTGTATGAGCCCGAGTCGGTTTTACCCGAAAACTCCAGGTTTAAGCCAACCAAGCCAGCGGTAGAGGCACCGGGTTCCAAGCAAGTGACAGAGACTGAACCCGCAGAGGACACGGCCTCGGCAGAAGAAACCCTGGAAGCCCCTGCCCCGATGCCAACGCCTGAGGCGGAAAAGGTTCCTGCTGAGGGTGCCATTGCCCCTTATAGCGAGCCGCTGATCGGGCCTCTCAGTGCTTTACCACCAGACTTTGACCCGATCGCAGCCGAGCTTGAACGTCTGCCGAAGCCGGGTGCCTTAGTCACGCAGGAACACCCAGGACTTCCCCAAGCTCGTGTTTTAGAACCCCTGAATTCTCTCAAGGCGACCCCAGAAAAGCCTTTAGTGATTGACGTGCAAAAGCAGGCGATCGTGTCACCTCTCAGCCAAGATTAA
- a CDS encoding P-II family nitrogen regulator, which produces MKKIEAIIRPFKLDEVKIALVNAGIVGMTVSEVRGFGRQKGQTERYRGSEYTVEFLQKLKLEIVVDDDQVEMVTEKIIAAARTGEIGDGKIFVTPVDQIIRIRTGEKNTEAV; this is translated from the coding sequence ATGAAAAAAATTGAAGCAATTATCCGCCCTTTCAAGCTGGATGAAGTAAAAATTGCTTTAGTCAATGCTGGAATCGTAGGAATGACCGTCTCTGAAGTACGCGGATTTGGTCGCCAAAAGGGTCAAACTGAGCGTTATCGGGGCTCTGAGTATACCGTTGAGTTTCTTCAAAAGCTGAAGCTTGAAATTGTTGTCGATGACGACCAAGTCGAAATGGTCACCGAGAAAATCATCGCAGCGGCCCGCACAGGTGAAATTGGAGATGGCAAGATCTTTGTCACGCCGGTAGACCAGATTATTCGCATTCGCACAGGCGAAAAGAATACTGAAGCGGTTTAG
- a CDS encoding bifunctional folylpolyglutamate synthase/dihydrofolate synthase → MASNLNDDVLNQRLGKYKRFGVHLGLDRIQRLLTALGNPQTQVPIVHVAGTNGKGSVCAYLSSVLEQAGYQVGRYTSPHLVSWCERICINTIPITPEALIEVIEQVEAAVDPEGEIPTQFEVFTAAAWTYFAQQAVDIAVIEVGLGGRLDATNVVDQPLVSVITSLSREHWQRLGPTLADIAGEKAGILKAHCPAVIGPLPPEAERVVLERASALACLILRPEPARPNGQGKAVYASGDPSHTSIAYTLPFPGAHQLTNSAIAIAALQCLRERGWQIPDQAIQAGMAKARWPGRLQWLTWAASNGEPYPWLIDGAHNPAAAKMLRAYVDAIAQPTPPALEARTLHQPGITIPAEGPITWLMGMLTTKDHADVFQELLRPGDHLHLVPVPGHASMTPEALQEIALTVCPTLASCQTHGQLETGLQKAASDAPGLRILCGSLYLVGYFFQTQAAHILRKT, encoded by the coding sequence ATGGCCTCAAACCTTAACGACGATGTCCTCAACCAGCGTTTGGGCAAATACAAACGCTTTGGGGTACACCTAGGCCTTGATCGAATTCAACGGCTATTGACCGCTTTAGGCAACCCTCAAACTCAGGTACCGATTGTTCACGTAGCCGGGACGAATGGAAAAGGGTCAGTTTGTGCTTACCTGTCCTCTGTTTTGGAGCAGGCAGGCTATCAGGTAGGACGCTACACCTCACCCCACTTGGTGAGTTGGTGTGAGCGCATTTGCATCAACACGATTCCCATTACCCCTGAGGCCCTCATAGAAGTCATCGAACAGGTGGAGGCAGCGGTTGACCCTGAGGGTGAGATCCCGACTCAATTCGAAGTGTTTACCGCTGCAGCCTGGACGTATTTTGCGCAACAGGCTGTCGATATTGCCGTCATTGAAGTGGGGTTGGGGGGGCGACTCGACGCCACCAATGTGGTGGATCAGCCTTTGGTGAGCGTCATTACCTCCTTAAGTCGAGAACACTGGCAACGCCTTGGCCCAACCTTGGCCGACATCGCTGGTGAGAAAGCGGGTATTCTCAAAGCGCACTGCCCTGCCGTGATTGGCCCGTTGCCCCCTGAGGCTGAACGCGTAGTTCTAGAGCGCGCCTCAGCCTTAGCATGTCTTATTCTTCGTCCTGAGCCTGCTCGGCCTAATGGGCAAGGGAAGGCTGTCTATGCGTCTGGCGACCCATCCCACACATCGATTGCATATACCCTCCCCTTTCCAGGTGCCCATCAGCTCACCAATTCTGCGATCGCGATCGCAGCACTCCAATGCCTGCGGGAGCGAGGGTGGCAGATACCTGACCAGGCCATCCAAGCGGGGATGGCGAAAGCCCGTTGGCCAGGGCGCTTGCAATGGTTGACCTGGGCAGCCTCCAACGGTGAGCCTTATCCTTGGTTGATCGATGGTGCCCATAACCCGGCAGCAGCCAAAATGTTGCGCGCCTATGTGGATGCGATCGCTCAGCCCACCCCACCGGCCCTAGAAGCCCGTACCCTGCACCAACCAGGCATCACGATTCCTGCAGAGGGGCCCATTACATGGCTGATGGGTATGTTGACCACCAAAGACCATGCAGACGTGTTTCAGGAACTGCTGCGGCCGGGTGATCACTTGCACCTAGTGCCTGTCCCCGGTCATGCTTCCATGACACCAGAGGCGTTGCAGGAGATAGCCCTGACGGTATGTCCAACCCTGGCCAGTTGCCAAACCCATGGGCAGCTAGAAACCGGGTTACAAAAGGCAGCATCAGACGCTCCGGGCCTGAGAATTCTGTGTGGTTCGTTATATCTGGTGGGTTACTTTTTCCAAACCCAAGCTGCCCATATTCTCAGGAAAACGTGA
- a CDS encoding glutathione peroxidase, with amino-acid sequence MPLPTSLTTLDGTPLAPEVLANKVVLFVNVASQCGLTPQYSGLVELDKEYGDRGLVIIGAPCNQFGKQEPGTPDEITTFAKTKYDVDFTLLEKQDVNGPDRSPLYQFLVGDGPDIAWNFGKFLVGRNGAVVARFEPQTAPDDAELKAAIEKALG; translated from the coding sequence ATGCCTTTACCGACAAGCCTCACCACCCTCGACGGTACGCCTCTTGCCCCAGAAGTGTTAGCAAACAAAGTGGTTTTGTTTGTCAACGTAGCTAGCCAGTGTGGCCTCACTCCTCAATACAGCGGTCTTGTAGAGCTGGATAAGGAATATGGCGATCGCGGTTTGGTCATTATCGGTGCACCCTGCAACCAGTTTGGCAAGCAAGAGCCCGGCACCCCTGACGAAATTACAACCTTTGCCAAAACTAAGTACGACGTAGACTTTACCCTGCTCGAAAAGCAAGACGTCAACGGGCCAGATCGCAGTCCCCTCTATCAGTTCTTAGTAGGCGACGGGCCAGACATTGCCTGGAACTTCGGCAAGTTTTTGGTCGGTCGTAATGGAGCAGTGGTCGCTCGCTTCGAACCCCAAACCGCCCCCGACGACGCCGAACTTAAAGCTGCCATTGAAAAAGCGCTGGGCTAA
- a CDS encoding alpha/beta fold hydrolase — protein MTNIFTVKIGSAQIVGEQAGTGHPLVFLHAGVADRRMWQPQIAALKDTYRTIAYDRRGFGKTTTTDEAFSHIADLQALLDHLGIAQVSLVGCSQGGRIAIDFALAHPQRVTALVLISSAVSGDPHPETFPPAIQARIDALDVADEADDLAQINEIEANLWLDGPTSPKGRVGRALRDLFLDMNGIALNMPDLDQEIEPPSAYEHVSRLSLPTLVILGGLDFPHVKECCRDLANTIPGAQLKDIPGAAHLPNLEQPNAINSLLRDFLS, from the coding sequence ATGACAAACATTTTCACCGTCAAAATAGGCAGTGCTCAGATAGTCGGCGAACAGGCGGGCACAGGCCATCCCTTAGTCTTTCTCCATGCTGGGGTAGCAGATCGACGCATGTGGCAGCCCCAAATCGCCGCCCTGAAGGATACCTACCGCACCATCGCCTACGATCGCCGGGGTTTTGGCAAAACCACCACCACCGATGAGGCCTTCTCTCACATCGCAGACCTGCAAGCGCTGCTAGACCACCTGGGCATTGCCCAAGTATCGCTGGTTGGCTGTTCCCAAGGAGGACGAATCGCGATCGACTTTGCCCTGGCACATCCCCAACGGGTAACAGCTTTAGTTTTAATATCGTCCGCCGTTAGCGGTGACCCTCACCCTGAAACCTTCCCGCCCGCTATTCAGGCTCGCATAGACGCCCTCGATGTCGCAGACGAAGCGGATGACTTAGCGCAGATTAATGAGATCGAAGCCAATCTCTGGCTAGATGGCCCCACTAGCCCTAAAGGGCGAGTCGGCAGAGCCTTGCGAGACCTGTTTTTAGACATGAACGGCATTGCTCTGAACATGCCAGATCTGGATCAAGAAATTGAGCCCCCGTCCGCCTACGAGCACGTCTCTCGGTTATCGCTGCCAACGTTGGTGATTTTAGGAGGCTTGGATTTTCCCCATGTGAAAGAATGCTGTCGCGATTTAGCAAACACCATTCCAGGCGCTCAGCTCAAAGACATCCCTGGCGCAGCCCACCTGCCTAATCTTGAACAGCCCAACGCGATTAACTCGTTATTACGAGATTTTCTCAGCTAA
- a CDS encoding isochorismate lyase, with amino-acid sequence MKPPNECQNLADIRTEIDQLDRQVIALLGQRFAYVKAASKFKTSETTVKAPERFQAMLKQRYVWAEEVGLKGEVIEKLYRDLVTHFIEEEMKHWQQSQEEE; translated from the coding sequence ATGAAACCCCCCAATGAGTGTCAAAATCTAGCTGATATTCGCACCGAAATCGATCAGCTAGATCGCCAGGTAATTGCGTTATTGGGGCAGCGGTTTGCCTATGTTAAAGCAGCCTCCAAATTCAAGACTAGCGAAACCACCGTTAAAGCCCCAGAACGCTTTCAAGCCATGCTCAAACAGCGATACGTCTGGGCAGAAGAAGTCGGGCTCAAGGGGGAAGTGATTGAAAAACTGTATCGAGATCTGGTCACTCACTTCATCGAAGAAGAAATGAAGCATTGGCAGCAATCTCAGGAAGAGGAGTGA
- a CDS encoding type I restriction enzyme HsdR N-terminal domain-containing protein encodes MSTLLAIEKTISSFQELHDRLGLQRATDISFFPEWQKATKTLNDSDKAFLDHLQQRYYNYYNAGLLTEGTILFSLVAPLLEHLGFHEPPFFVRSEVPVQVDVQARDEVYRGRIDVLVVRERLWILTVEAKRSKFAVDIALPQCFAYMAASPEQPIFGMVTNGSDFMFCKLEDKVYDFSEPFSLLSRQNRLYKVAAILSDLKDAIAPTKKT; translated from the coding sequence ATGAGTACTCTACTCGCGATCGAGAAAACAATTTCGAGTTTTCAGGAGCTGCACGATCGCTTGGGTTTGCAACGAGCAACTGATATCTCGTTTTTCCCGGAGTGGCAGAAGGCCACAAAAACACTGAATGATAGTGATAAGGCTTTTCTAGATCATCTCCAGCAGCGCTACTACAACTATTACAACGCTGGGCTATTAACCGAAGGAACGATTTTGTTTTCTCTAGTGGCTCCTTTGTTAGAGCATCTGGGATTTCATGAACCGCCTTTTTTCGTTCGTTCAGAAGTGCCCGTTCAGGTAGACGTGCAGGCGCGGGATGAGGTGTATCGAGGGCGCATTGATGTGTTGGTGGTACGAGAGCGCCTTTGGATCTTGACGGTTGAGGCAAAACGCTCGAAATTTGCAGTGGATATTGCGCTGCCACAATGTTTTGCTTACATGGCAGCCTCCCCTGAGCAACCGATTTTTGGCATGGTGACCAATGGCAGCGACTTTATGTTCTGCAAGTTAGAAGATAAGGTTTACGACTTTTCAGAGCCATTTTCGTTGTTATCTCGGCAAAATCGTCTTTATAAAGTTGCTGCAATTTTGTCAGATCTCAAGGATGCGATCGCACCTACCAAAAAAACCTAA
- a CDS encoding GNAT family N-acetyltransferase, which translates to MNIRIAHASDVPELAILFRQTVLKNAPQHYTAAQTEVWASFAADADHFQRLILEPTTYIAEEAAKILGFAGLEENGHVASAYVRHDSLHRGVGSALMLKVLDHAEHHSLQRLYAEASEFSLGLFQKFGFRLYDTEVVDRQGVQFKRYLVERHLPVGNSIQ; encoded by the coding sequence ATGAACATTCGCATTGCTCATGCATCAGACGTACCGGAACTGGCGATCCTGTTTCGTCAGACAGTGCTGAAGAATGCTCCACAGCACTACACTGCCGCACAAACAGAGGTTTGGGCTTCTTTTGCCGCAGATGCCGATCATTTTCAGCGTCTTATCCTGGAGCCGACGACGTACATTGCTGAAGAGGCGGCCAAAATACTGGGGTTTGCTGGGCTTGAGGAGAATGGCCATGTAGCATCTGCCTATGTACGCCACGACAGCCTTCATCGGGGCGTTGGTTCAGCCCTCATGCTGAAGGTATTAGACCATGCCGAACACCACAGCCTGCAACGACTGTACGCAGAAGCCAGCGAATTTAGCCTGGGACTGTTCCAGAAATTTGGCTTCCGGCTTTACGATACGGAGGTAGTCGATCGCCAGGGTGTACAATTCAAGCGCTATCTGGTTGAGCGTCATTTGCCTGTAGGCAATTCGATACAATAA
- a CDS encoding class I SAM-dependent methyltransferase, with protein MQDFYDQLAPFYSLIYGNWEAAIARQATQLSTLIQNTWGAQAKTILDVSCGIGTQALGLAAKGYHVTASDLSVEEIKRARIEAQNRGLKIPCSVCDMRQVHEHHQAEFDVVISCDNSVPHLLTDEDILQALRSFYACTRSGGGCLITLRDYDQEPRGRGIVKPYGIRDAADKRYLVFQVWDFDGPHYDLAFYFVEDDLHSNQAATQVMRSRYYALSPNHLMQLMETAGFKGIQRLDEAFFQPVLIGLKN; from the coding sequence ATGCAGGACTTTTATGATCAGCTCGCCCCCTTCTATTCTCTGATTTACGGGAACTGGGAGGCGGCGATCGCGCGACAGGCCACTCAACTTTCAACACTGATTCAGAACACTTGGGGCGCACAGGCAAAAACTATCTTGGATGTCTCCTGCGGCATTGGTACCCAAGCCCTGGGGTTAGCGGCAAAAGGCTATCACGTCACGGCATCTGATCTATCGGTGGAGGAAATCAAACGGGCGCGCATAGAAGCTCAAAACCGAGGACTGAAAATTCCGTGCTCGGTCTGCGATATGCGGCAGGTACACGAGCATCATCAGGCCGAATTTGATGTCGTCATATCCTGTGATAATTCCGTCCCTCATCTGCTGACGGATGAGGACATTTTGCAAGCATTACGGTCGTTTTATGCCTGTACGCGTTCTGGTGGTGGTTGCCTAATTACCTTGCGAGATTATGATCAGGAGCCCAGGGGCCGTGGCATTGTAAAACCCTATGGCATTCGTGACGCAGCTGACAAAAGATATCTGGTTTTTCAGGTGTGGGATTTTGATGGGCCTCATTACGATCTAGCCTTTTACTTTGTGGAAGACGATCTCCACTCAAACCAGGCAGCAACCCAGGTGATGCGATCGCGCTATTACGCCCTCAGCCCCAACCACCTGATGCAACTCATGGAAACTGCTGGCTTCAAAGGCATCCAGCGATTAGATGAGGCATTTTTTCAGCCTGTTTTAATCGGTCTGAAAAACTAG